A DNA window from Ipomoea triloba cultivar NCNSP0323 chromosome 10, ASM357664v1 contains the following coding sequences:
- the LOC116032995 gene encoding probable arabinosyltransferase ARAD1, whose product MNPNRPKFRSPPQLTSPRFPNYDSLKISMTPSLKMPKRSILKPTLTLAVLISLLALYAFLNSFIFSTPLSINNAIGFADVGSNVEYFGVKHPVPVKVYMYDLPRNFTYGVIESYNLARGGERVEDDALLKYPGTQHAAEWHLFTSLLLPNHDRAGSPVIPVSDPEQADLFYVPFFSSLSLVVNPVNRPPSGDRPVYSDEKTQDTLIEYLGQQEYWKRNNGWDHVFICQDPNALYKVVDKVKNGVLLVSDFGRLSRDQASLVKDVILPYSHRINPYQGDIGIQNRKTLLFFMGNRYRKEGGKVRDLLFQVLESETDVIIKHGTQSRESRRAATQGMHASKFCLHPAGDTPSACRLFDAIVSLCIPVIVSDYIELPFEDAIDYRKIAIFVDSYTAIKKGALVKRLRGMSMEKILELQRELKKVKHYFEYEDPNGAVKEIWRQVSSKLPHIKLMINRDKRLLKRDLNEPDCSCLCSNHSGIHTTL is encoded by the exons ATGAATCCAAATCGCCCAAAATTCCGATCGCCGCCGCAACTAACTTCCCCCAGGTTTCCAAACTATGATTCCCTCAAAATCTCAATGACTCCCAGCCTCAAAATGCCGAAGAGATCAATCCTCAAACCAACCCTAACCCTCGCCGTTCTCATCTCCCTTTTAGCTCTCTACGCCTTCCTCAATTCCTTCATCTTCTCTACTCCTCTGTCCATCAACAATGCCATTGGCTTTGCTGATGTCGGAAGCAACGTAGAGTATTTCGGGGTGAAACATCCAGTGCCTGTGAAGGTTTATATGTACGATCTGCCCAGGAATTTCACCTACGGGGTGATCGAGAGCTACAATTTGGCCCGTGGAGGGGAGAGGGTAGAGGACGACGCATTGCTTAAGTACCCCGGCACTCAGCATGCTGCCGAATGGCACCTCTTCACAAGCCTCCTCTTACCCAATCATGACCGGGCCGGGTCGCCCGTCATTCCAGTGTCCGACCCAGAGCAGGCTGACCTCTTCTATGTGCCCTTTTTCTCGTCTTTGAGCCTTGTTGTGAATCCTGTGAATCGGCCTCCCTCAGGGGATCGGCCTGTGTATAGTGATGAGAAGACGCAG GATACTTTGATCGAGTACTTGGGACAGCAAGAATATTGGAAAAGGAATAATGGGTGGGATCATGTATTTATATGTCAGGATCCTAATGCCTTGTACAAAGTTGTGGATAAGGTGAAGAATGGGGTGCTATTGGTATCAGATTTTGGTAGGTTGTCTCGTGATCAGGCCTCACTAGTTAAGGATGTGATCTTGCCTTATTCACATCGGATTAATCCATATCAGGGAGATATTGGGATACAAAACCGCAAGACTTTGCTCTTCTTTATGGGGAATCGGTATCGAAAAGAG GGAGGAAAAGTTCGTGATTTACTTTTTCAAGTGCTTGAGAGTGAAACTGATGTCATTATAAAACATGGTACACAGTCCAGGGAGAGCCGCCGTGCAGCAACACAAGGGATGCATGCATCAAAATTTTGCTTACATCCAGCTGGTGACACTCCATCAGCTTGTCGTCTGTTTGATGCTATTGTGAGCTTGTGTATCCCTGTTATTGTTAGTGACTATATTGAATTGCCTTTTGAGGATGCCATAGACTATAGAAAGATAGCAATTTTTGTCGATTCGTACACAGCAATAAAGAAAGGAGCCTTGGTTAAACGTCTTAGGGGCATGAGTATGGAGAAGATTTTGGAATTGCAGCGGGAGTTAAAGAAG GTTAAACATTATTTTGAATATGAAGACCCCAATGGAGCAGTAAAAGAAATTTGGCGACAGGTTTCGTCAAAGTTACCCCACATTAAACTGATGATCAATCGTGATAAACGACTGCTGAAGAGGGACTTGAATGAACCTGATTGCTCCTGTCTCTGTTCTAACCACTCAGGGATTCACACTACATTATGA